A genomic stretch from Deltaproteobacteria bacterium HGW-Deltaproteobacteria-18 includes:
- a CDS encoding PEP-CTERM sorting domain-containing protein: protein MKKKIAATCLAAAFIFSATLVSAALVTQWSYVNDAIFVDWSNEVGTQDYTNLSSDKKTLAWGVPSVFSKTGLQSSLVIDGPVSGDNLMNSGALVKAISITHFNHVMSSAYPTLAYGKVEANVEFSPFLPAGLPLPVETTYLEFLFFETPNNNAATAMDIFILTDPGATSSTFYYDGYTYNFSFISDGFGLLTGAYHDYIVSQLGVDTDYYGWLANEDGSTSAQFYLGISAAPVPEPATMLLVGAGLLGLGLAVRRNKKN, encoded by the coding sequence GTGAAGAAAAAAATAGCAGCGACATGCTTGGCGGCGGCATTTATCTTTTCGGCGACATTAGTTTCCGCAGCTCTGGTTACGCAGTGGTCGTATGTCAATGATGCTATTTTTGTCGATTGGAGCAACGAAGTCGGTACTCAAGATTATACGAATCTAAGCTCTGATAAAAAAACATTGGCCTGGGGAGTTCCGTCTGTATTCTCTAAAACAGGACTACAAAGTTCACTTGTTATCGACGGGCCTGTCAGTGGCGACAATCTGATGAATTCTGGTGCGCTTGTAAAGGCCATTTCTATTACGCACTTTAATCATGTAATGAGCTCTGCATATCCTACACTTGCATATGGAAAAGTCGAAGCTAATGTTGAGTTTTCGCCATTTTTACCTGCAGGATTGCCTCTTCCTGTAGAAACAACATATCTTGAGTTTCTGTTCTTCGAGACTCCAAACAATAACGCTGCGACTGCCATGGATATATTCATTCTCACCGATCCTGGAGCAACAAGCAGCACATTCTACTACGATGGTTACACATACAACTTCTCCTTCATAAGCGACGGATTCGGGCTCCTCACTGGTGCTTATCATGATTACATTGTCAGTCAGCTGGGAGTGGACACAGACTATTATGGCTGGCTTGCAAATGAGGACGGCAGCACGTCGGCTCAGTTCTACCTCGGCATCTCGGCTGCGCCTGTCCCCGAGCCGGCCACCATGCTTCTTGTCGGCGCCGGCCTGCTTGGCCTGGGTCTGGCGGTGCGACGCAACAAGAAGAATTGA
- a CDS encoding CAAX prenyl protease-related protein — MNNKAWPRVLPFALFMAVIGMEEGLRFMDGKAWISIQDSTFALLYPLKPLVAGIALFLCRRAYTELRWTDLTRGIQTLGSIALGLAVFALWVNMDWTFGALSEPPGFNPGIFPDPGLRRAMTFIRIGSAVLIVPIMEEIFWRSFILRYVINPNFTKVPLGTFTWVSFLAGAVLFGLAHHFILAGIMAGMAYSWLLYRTRSLAQCVLSHAVTNLALAAFVLSTEKWWFW; from the coding sequence ATGAACAACAAAGCTTGGCCGCGCGTATTGCCTTTTGCCCTCTTCATGGCCGTCATCGGCATGGAGGAAGGATTGCGTTTCATGGATGGCAAAGCCTGGATCAGCATCCAGGATTCCACCTTCGCCCTGCTTTACCCACTCAAACCCCTGGTCGCCGGTATCGCCCTCTTCCTGTGTCGCCGGGCCTACACGGAACTGCGCTGGACCGATCTGACCAGAGGCATCCAGACCTTGGGGAGCATCGCGCTGGGGCTTGCGGTCTTTGCGCTGTGGGTCAACATGGACTGGACCTTTGGGGCGCTGAGCGAACCTCCCGGCTTCAACCCCGGCATCTTTCCGGACCCCGGCCTGCGCCGGGCCATGACCTTCATCCGTATCGGAAGCGCTGTGCTCATTGTCCCGATCATGGAGGAAATCTTCTGGCGATCCTTTATTCTGCGCTACGTAATCAACCCGAATTTTACCAAAGTCCCTCTCGGGACATTCACCTGGGTTTCATTTCTGGCCGGAGCCGTGCTCTTTGGCTTGGCCCATCATTTCATCCTCGCCGGAATCATGGCCGGCATGGCCTATTCCTGGCTGCTCTACAGAACCAGAAGCCTGGCTCAATGCGTTCTGTCCCACGCAGTGACCAATCTGGCCCTGGCCGCATTTGTGCTGAGCACGGAAAAGTGGTGGTTTTGGTAA
- a CDS encoding PEP-CTERM sorting domain-containing protein, translating into MRKSLTVTCFLAVAFLFLATFASAALVTQWSYTNDANFVDWLNDEGDQAFMSVSPDLKTLSWGVPALTSETGLQSSLVLNAPVSGDDLMTFGSAVEVVSITHFNHVLSSLFPTLAYGKVAATIQFTPFVPAGPAQLPDTAYLEFLFFETPNNEVTPMDIFILTDPGLTAGSFDYDGYRYDFEFNSNGFGLITGAYHDYIVGQLGVDTDYFGWLTSEDGDTSAQFNLSIVAAPVPEPATMLLLGAGLLGLGIAVRRNKKN; encoded by the coding sequence ATGAGGAAAAGTTTAACTGTAACCTGTTTTTTGGCTGTGGCGTTTCTTTTCTTGGCGACGTTTGCCTCCGCTGCCTTGGTGACTCAGTGGTCGTATACCAATGACGCCAACTTCGTTGATTGGCTCAACGACGAAGGAGACCAGGCCTTTATGTCAGTAAGCCCTGATCTGAAAACCCTGTCCTGGGGCGTTCCGGCGTTGACGAGTGAGACCGGGTTGCAAAGCTCGCTTGTGCTTAACGCGCCTGTAAGCGGTGATGACCTGATGACTTTTGGGTCTGCGGTAGAAGTGGTTTCAATCACGCACTTCAACCATGTTCTTTCTTCACTGTTTCCAACCCTTGCATATGGAAAGGTTGCGGCGACCATTCAGTTTACTCCGTTTGTTCCTGCCGGACCCGCGCAGCTTCCCGACACCGCCTATCTGGAGTTTCTGTTCTTTGAAACCCCGAATAATGAAGTAACGCCAATGGATATTTTTATCCTCACCGACCCAGGCCTGACCGCAGGATCGTTTGACTATGACGGCTACAGGTATGATTTTGAGTTCAACAGCAACGGCTTCGGACTCATCACTGGCGCTTACCATGATTATATTGTCGGTCAGCTGGGTGTGGATACGGATTATTTTGGCTGGCTTACAAGTGAGGATGGCGACACCTCGGCTCAGTTCAACCTGAGCATTGTGGCCGCTCCTGTTCCTGAACCTGCCACCATGCTTCTTCTCGGTGCGGGTCTGCTTGGTCTCGGCATAGCGGTCCGTCGCAACAAGAAGAACTGA